The Hymenobacter sp. DG01 genome has a segment encoding these proteins:
- a CDS encoding DUF4382 domain-containing protein: MNLTRLLPLALLAAPLALASCSKDNDSEAAKLEIRLMDAPGDFRNVVLDVRQLEVHLKDEANPDGWQLLPFQAQNINVLDYVNGKSALLVSTDFEPGDLKEVRMLLGPDSYVIGRDGQRYDLKTPSGQSAGVKLKLDKTTLRERETFQLLLDFDVAKSIVERGNWKPGNDKKERYLLKPVIRVVTQELAGGLRGTVTPAAALPQILAIRSAVTVPDTFSTAADASGGYQFSGLPAGTYQVRIYPSTTAPSGQPAYKLVVRPGITVTNNQVTELGATSLN, from the coding sequence ATGAACCTAACCCGCCTACTCCCCTTGGCCCTACTGGCCGCTCCGCTGGCGCTGGCCAGCTGCAGCAAAGACAATGACTCTGAAGCCGCAAAGCTGGAAATCCGCCTGATGGATGCCCCCGGCGACTTCCGCAACGTGGTGCTGGACGTGCGCCAGCTGGAGGTGCACCTAAAGGATGAAGCCAACCCCGACGGCTGGCAGCTGCTGCCCTTCCAGGCTCAGAACATTAATGTGCTGGACTACGTGAACGGCAAATCGGCCCTGCTGGTAAGCACCGATTTCGAGCCCGGCGACCTGAAAGAAGTCCGGATGCTGCTGGGTCCCGACAGCTACGTAATAGGGCGCGACGGCCAGCGCTACGACCTGAAAACGCCCAGCGGCCAGAGTGCCGGCGTAAAGCTGAAGCTGGATAAAACCACGCTGCGGGAGCGGGAAACGTTTCAGCTGCTGCTCGACTTTGATGTAGCCAAATCCATTGTAGAGCGCGGTAACTGGAAGCCCGGCAACGATAAAAAGGAGCGGTACCTGCTCAAGCCTGTGATTAGGGTAGTAACCCAGGAGCTAGCCGGTGGCCTGCGCGGCACCGTTACGCCCGCCGCAGCCCTACCCCAGATCCTGGCTATTCGCTCCGCGGTAACCGTGCCCGATACGTTCAGCACCGCCGCCGATGCCTCGGGGGGCTATCAGTTCAGTGGCCTTCCGGCCGGCACCTACCAAGTACGCATCTATCCCAGCACCACGGCCCCCAGCGGGCAGCCTGCCTACAAGTTGGTAGTGCGCCCGGGCATTACCGTCACCAACAACCAAGTAACGGAGCTCGGGGCAACTTCTTTGAACTAA
- a CDS encoding AsmA-like C-terminal region-containing protein, whose translation MRKFFVGLLIFLVVLIAALALAPLLFKDKIKAAFDQQLAQRVKATVQYDPANVDVTLLRSFPDLALQLDQLRVIGQDSFARDTLAYLPRVRVGLDLMSVLGGGQIKIKNVTLEQPDLSLRVLKSGRANWDVYVSDSAAASRGQDTTAVSLAIQGWQINNGRLRYEDLTIPFGMQLRGINHSGSGDFEQNVFDMVSQTTAEGISMQYAGTEYITNKKLDADVTLAMNLEKMLFTFKDNKVKLNDFPATFQGTIGLPNATDITYDLTFKALETDFKNILSLVPGAYTDQFKDMEATGKVAFDGYFKGVQNAVKMPGYGLNLQVKGGSFKYPDLPQRARNINVDLAVDNPSGFTNNVKVNVKQFHLDLGSNPIDGNVAIDGLEPMKVNGRVKANVDLAEMMKVYPVQDLLLRGKLFVDGTAKGTYSSTQMPVVQAKLNLTNGYVKSKQFPAPIENLTMNGTVTNPTGQLNDTRVDIPQFRMLLDGEPLQGRVATQGVDKLRFDTDVQGVIDLTKLTKIFPLQGMTVTGRLNGNVAAKGNMADIEAGRYQTVVASGTVNAQNITYKSTDLPQGMKVTRATATFNNDKIVLQNMAGSVGSSDIAASGTISNYMGYLFVPGQPLRGNLTVNSNRFNVNEWMVDEVSQKPTVAATGQAPAKAEGVLQIPKEFDLVLNTNVNQVVYDNLKLDNVKGVVTVRDQAAILNGLTFNTLGGAFSTSGSYSSKDLAHPKFNLGLNIKNLNFQSAFQAFNSVKAMVPLASSLEGVFSTNFNVSGEMGPDMMPKYSTLTGKGLFEVVRAAVTNSAVLNKISSLTQFQELKKFAVDNKDVAAEIINGNFVVKPFDLTVGQIKMTVGGSNNVSTGGLEYVTALNVPTGKLGNQLNSQLTRLTGVQNLQGTDRVTLGLTIGGTVTNPQVKLSSGSVKAQAKDLVSNIVQAKVDDAKLKLQAQAKVAQDSLQRELQRKQQELADKARLELEKKRLEAQAKLQDKAKQGLNNILFGKPKAQPTKPAPEQPKPAEPAPTPSDSTKAGQ comes from the coding sequence ATGCGTAAATTTTTTGTCGGGCTCCTGATTTTTCTGGTGGTACTGATAGCCGCTCTGGCCTTGGCTCCGCTGCTGTTTAAGGATAAAATAAAGGCCGCCTTCGACCAGCAGCTGGCCCAGCGCGTGAAGGCGACAGTACAGTACGACCCGGCCAACGTGGACGTGACCCTGCTGCGCTCCTTCCCCGACCTGGCCCTGCAGCTGGACCAGCTGCGCGTGATTGGGCAGGACTCGTTTGCCCGCGATACGCTGGCCTATCTGCCCCGGGTACGGGTAGGGCTGGATTTGATGAGCGTACTCGGGGGCGGCCAGATCAAGATCAAGAATGTGACCCTGGAGCAGCCCGACCTGAGCCTGCGGGTTCTGAAGAGCGGGCGTGCCAACTGGGACGTGTACGTATCCGACTCGGCGGCGGCCTCCAGAGGGCAGGATACTACGGCCGTGAGCCTGGCCATTCAGGGCTGGCAGATCAATAACGGACGGCTGCGCTACGAGGACCTGACCATTCCGTTCGGGATGCAGCTGCGGGGCATAAACCACTCCGGCTCCGGCGACTTTGAGCAGAACGTGTTCGACATGGTAAGCCAGACCACGGCCGAAGGCATTTCCATGCAGTACGCCGGCACGGAGTACATCACCAACAAGAAGCTCGATGCTGACGTGACCCTGGCCATGAACCTGGAGAAGATGCTTTTCACCTTCAAAGACAACAAGGTGAAGCTGAACGATTTCCCAGCGACGTTTCAGGGCACTATTGGCCTGCCCAACGCCACCGACATTACCTACGACCTGACTTTCAAGGCTCTCGAAACCGACTTCAAGAACATTCTGAGCTTGGTGCCTGGCGCCTATACCGACCAGTTCAAGGACATGGAGGCCACGGGCAAGGTAGCGTTTGACGGCTACTTCAAGGGTGTACAGAACGCCGTGAAAATGCCCGGCTACGGCCTGAACCTGCAGGTAAAGGGCGGCAGCTTCAAGTACCCCGACCTGCCCCAGCGGGCCCGCAACATCAACGTGGACCTGGCCGTGGATAACCCCTCGGGCTTCACGAACAATGTGAAGGTGAACGTGAAACAGTTTCACCTCGACCTGGGCTCGAACCCCATTGATGGCAACGTGGCCATTGATGGACTGGAGCCGATGAAGGTGAACGGCCGCGTGAAAGCTAACGTGGACTTGGCCGAAATGATGAAGGTGTACCCAGTGCAGGATCTGCTGCTGCGCGGCAAGCTGTTCGTGGATGGCACGGCCAAGGGCACGTACTCCAGCACCCAGATGCCGGTAGTACAGGCCAAGCTGAACCTGACCAACGGCTACGTGAAGAGCAAGCAGTTTCCGGCCCCCATCGAGAACCTGACCATGAACGGCACCGTCACCAACCCCACGGGCCAGCTAAACGATACCCGCGTGGATATTCCGCAGTTCCGGATGCTGCTGGATGGCGAGCCGTTGCAGGGCCGCGTGGCAACGCAGGGCGTGGACAAGCTGCGCTTCGATACCGACGTGCAAGGCGTCATCGACCTGACCAAGCTCACGAAGATCTTCCCGCTGCAGGGCATGACAGTAACGGGCCGCCTGAACGGCAACGTGGCTGCCAAAGGCAACATGGCCGATATTGAGGCCGGCCGCTACCAGACTGTGGTAGCCTCGGGCACCGTGAATGCCCAGAACATTACGTATAAGAGCACTGACCTGCCCCAGGGCATGAAGGTGACGCGGGCCACGGCCACGTTCAACAACGACAAGATTGTGCTCCAGAACATGGCTGGCTCGGTAGGCTCCTCCGACATTGCCGCCTCGGGCACCATCAGCAACTACATGGGCTACCTCTTCGTGCCGGGCCAACCCCTGCGCGGCAACCTGACGGTGAACAGCAACCGCTTCAACGTGAACGAGTGGATGGTAGATGAGGTGTCGCAGAAGCCCACGGTAGCCGCTACCGGTCAGGCGCCGGCCAAGGCCGAAGGCGTGCTCCAGATTCCGAAGGAGTTTGACCTGGTGCTGAATACCAACGTGAACCAGGTGGTGTACGACAACCTGAAGCTGGACAACGTGAAGGGGGTAGTAACCGTGCGCGACCAGGCTGCTATCCTGAACGGCCTGACCTTTAACACCCTGGGCGGCGCCTTTTCTACCAGCGGCTCTTACAGCAGCAAGGACCTGGCGCACCCCAAGTTCAACCTGGGCCTGAACATCAAGAACCTGAACTTCCAGAGTGCCTTCCAGGCCTTCAACTCGGTGAAGGCCATGGTACCGCTGGCCAGCAGCCTGGAGGGTGTGTTCTCCACCAACTTCAATGTGAGCGGCGAAATGGGCCCCGACATGATGCCGAAGTACAGCACGCTCACGGGCAAGGGCCTGTTTGAGGTGGTGCGGGCCGCCGTGACCAACTCGGCCGTGCTCAACAAAATCAGCTCACTCACTCAGTTTCAGGAACTGAAGAAGTTTGCTGTGGACAACAAGGACGTAGCCGCTGAAATTATCAATGGCAACTTTGTGGTGAAACCCTTCGACCTGACCGTGGGCCAGATCAAGATGACGGTGGGCGGCTCCAACAACGTGAGTACCGGCGGTCTGGAGTACGTAACGGCCCTGAACGTGCCCACCGGCAAGCTTGGCAACCAGCTCAACTCCCAGCTTACCCGCCTGACGGGCGTGCAGAATCTGCAGGGCACCGACCGGGTAACGCTGGGCCTGACCATTGGAGGCACCGTCACGAACCCGCAGGTAAAGCTTTCCAGCGGCAGCGTGAAAGCCCAGGCCAAAGACCTGGTGAGCAACATTGTACAGGCCAAGGTGGATGATGCCAAGCTGAAGCTGCAGGCTCAGGCCAAGGTAGCCCAGGACAGCCTGCAGCGGGAATTGCAGCGCAAGCAGCAGGAGCTAGCCGACAAGGCCCGGCTGGAGCTGGAAAAGAAGCGTCTCGAAGCCCAGGCCAAGCTGCAGGACAAGGCCAAGCAGGGCCTCAATAACATCCTCTTCGGCAAGCCTAAGGCACAGCCCACCAAACCTGCCCCGGAGCAGCCTAAGCCAGCAGAACCGGCCCCTACCCCCTCCGATAGCACGAAGGCGGGGCAATAG
- a CDS encoding PorP/SprF family type IX secretion system membrane protein, which produces MSRHRGFRAGRRWALVASLGVGAVGAGHAQDLYFAQPYANRLQLNPAYAGLLDDYSLTLSYRNQFPTLAGTFQSSQLAADYRLRDQRSAVGLLVNYDRTGGIGYTRFQAGGVYAYHLRLNEQLSLSGGASVSYGLQRVSYGNLVFGDQLSDEGVTRDFSLEVADYKPVHYVTASVGGLLYTERFWLGVAAHHLNQPDLAFVSQTTLPLRLNLQAGYKHYVVRSTTKGEYHEISVAPTVAYSQQGGSRRAEAGLYFTATPLTLGAVYRGVPLPGAPKPQQVLTVLAGVGVGSFRLGYSYDMSLSQFSRDLGGAHEISLALREFDSLEAAWRRLKRRNYPSIPCPAF; this is translated from the coding sequence TTGTCCCGTCATCGGGGTTTCCGTGCCGGGCGGCGGTGGGCCCTGGTCGCCAGTCTGGGGGTAGGAGCGGTAGGGGCCGGCCACGCCCAGGACCTGTACTTCGCCCAGCCCTACGCCAACCGCCTGCAGCTCAATCCGGCCTACGCCGGCCTGCTCGACGACTACAGCCTCACGCTCAGCTACCGCAACCAGTTCCCCACCCTGGCCGGCACCTTTCAGAGCAGCCAGTTGGCCGCCGACTACCGCCTGCGCGACCAGCGCAGCGCCGTGGGCCTGCTGGTAAACTACGACCGGACCGGGGGCATCGGCTACACTCGCTTTCAGGCCGGCGGCGTGTATGCCTACCACCTGCGCCTGAATGAGCAGTTGAGCCTGAGTGGCGGGGCCTCGGTCAGCTACGGCCTGCAGCGCGTAAGCTACGGCAACCTGGTTTTCGGCGACCAGCTTTCCGACGAGGGCGTCACGCGTGATTTTAGTTTAGAGGTAGCAGACTATAAGCCAGTGCACTACGTTACTGCCAGCGTAGGCGGACTGCTTTATACGGAGCGGTTTTGGTTGGGCGTGGCGGCCCATCACCTGAACCAGCCCGATCTGGCTTTCGTCTCACAGACTACCCTGCCGCTGCGCCTGAACCTGCAGGCCGGCTACAAGCACTATGTTGTTCGCTCCACTACCAAAGGCGAGTATCATGAAATCAGTGTGGCTCCTACCGTGGCCTACAGTCAGCAGGGCGGGTCCCGGCGGGCCGAGGCCGGACTGTACTTTACCGCGACGCCCCTCACGCTGGGGGCCGTGTACCGGGGGGTACCGCTGCCCGGTGCACCTAAGCCCCAGCAGGTTCTGACGGTGCTGGCCGGGGTAGGGGTCGGGAGTTTTCGGCTCGGTTATAGCTACGATATGAGTCTCAGTCAGTTCAGCCGTGATTTAGGTGGTGCGCATGAAATTTCTCTGGCCCTTCGGGAGTTTGATTCGCTGGAAGCAGCCTGGCGCCGGCTGAAACGACGGAATTACCCGTCAATTCCTTGCCCGGCCTTTTGA
- a CDS encoding SUMF1/EgtB/PvdO family nonheme iron enzyme: MNFSKYLRFAVVGACALAACKGGPPTATKPGKYSSTTGIEYNTEEGMKVSDYKGIPEGPGLVFIEGGRTVLGSSEEDVAMTHDNIERTVTLASFYMDEAEVANIHWLEYLHFVRKDSAEEFYQSALPDTTVWARELSFNDPYVDYYLRYPGFRYFPVVGVSWLQANDYCTWRTAKVNERLAGESGEGDEGGSKGGGLFGRKKKGGDAAEGTSDDGGKAKIAIENGNTLPNYRLPTEAEWEYAAQALIGTQETGNENQENKRIYPWDGRQVRNPYGKNMGQFLANFKRGRGDYAGIAGALNDGAMITEYIYNYPPNDYGLYNMSGNVNEWVQDIYRPLSFEDVEDLNPFRRNGFLDPSERYDKKGYQSLIDDHVRVYKGGSWRDVAYWLSPGTRRFMAEDSATATIGFRCAMINAGSNK; encoded by the coding sequence ATGAATTTTTCCAAGTACTTGCGCTTTGCTGTAGTGGGAGCTTGCGCGCTGGCCGCCTGTAAGGGTGGGCCTCCTACCGCCACCAAACCCGGTAAGTATAGCTCGACTACGGGCATCGAATACAATACCGAGGAAGGCATGAAGGTGTCTGACTACAAGGGCATTCCCGAAGGCCCGGGGCTTGTGTTTATCGAAGGTGGTCGTACGGTGCTGGGCTCCTCCGAAGAGGACGTGGCCATGACCCACGACAACATCGAGCGGACCGTGACGCTGGCATCCTTTTATATGGATGAAGCCGAGGTAGCCAACATTCACTGGCTGGAGTACCTGCACTTCGTGCGCAAAGACTCGGCGGAAGAATTTTATCAGTCGGCCCTGCCCGATACCACCGTGTGGGCCCGCGAGCTGTCGTTCAACGACCCTTACGTAGATTACTACCTGCGTTACCCCGGTTTCCGCTACTTCCCGGTGGTGGGCGTAAGCTGGCTGCAAGCCAATGACTACTGCACCTGGCGTACGGCTAAAGTAAACGAGCGTCTGGCCGGTGAAAGCGGCGAAGGCGACGAAGGTGGCAGCAAAGGCGGCGGCCTGTTTGGCCGTAAGAAGAAAGGCGGCGACGCGGCTGAAGGCACTTCCGATGACGGAGGCAAAGCCAAAATTGCCATTGAGAACGGCAACACGCTGCCCAACTACCGCCTCCCCACTGAGGCGGAATGGGAATATGCCGCTCAGGCTCTCATTGGTACCCAGGAAACCGGCAACGAGAACCAGGAAAACAAGCGCATCTATCCCTGGGATGGCCGCCAGGTGCGGAACCCCTACGGCAAGAACATGGGCCAGTTCCTGGCGAACTTCAAGCGGGGCCGTGGCGACTACGCCGGCATTGCTGGCGCCCTGAACGACGGCGCTATGATTACGGAGTACATCTACAACTACCCGCCCAACGATTACGGCCTGTACAACATGTCGGGCAACGTGAACGAGTGGGTGCAGGACATCTACCGTCCGCTCTCGTTTGAAGATGTGGAAGACCTGAACCCCTTCCGCCGCAACGGCTTTCTCGACCCCTCCGAGCGCTACGACAAGAAGGGCTATCAGTCCCTTATCGACGACCACGTGCGCGTGTACAAAGGCGGCTCCTGGCGCGACGTAGCCTACTGGCTCTCGCCCGGTACGCGCCGCTTCATGGCTGAAGACTCGGCAACGGCTACCATCGGTTTCCGCTGCGCCATGATCAACGCCGGCTCGAACAAGTAA
- a CDS encoding ComF family protein, with protein sequence MPLPTLITDFIALLFPQVCLACQEPLTRGEDHICTICRAQLPYTDYHRLPAAENPLARRFWGKLPVQHAFGYLRFQKQGRVQHLLHELKYRNQQEVGKVLGRWFGQELADAGYGPNFDLILPVPLHARRLAQRGYNQSDSFAEGLAAGLHCPWQPDGLRRITKTESQTRKSRLQRWQNVAEVFEVAQPELVAGRRILVVDDVLTTGATLEACAAVLLAAGATTVSVAAIATADR encoded by the coding sequence ATGCCCCTACCTACGCTTATTACCGATTTTATTGCCTTGCTCTTCCCGCAGGTGTGCCTGGCCTGCCAAGAACCGCTGACCCGGGGTGAGGACCACATCTGCACCATTTGTCGCGCCCAGCTGCCGTACACCGACTACCACCGCCTGCCAGCCGCCGAGAATCCGCTGGCCCGGCGGTTCTGGGGTAAGCTGCCGGTACAGCATGCGTTTGGCTACCTACGCTTCCAGAAACAAGGGCGCGTGCAGCATTTACTGCATGAGCTTAAGTACCGCAACCAGCAGGAAGTAGGGAAAGTGCTGGGTCGCTGGTTTGGGCAGGAGCTGGCCGATGCTGGTTACGGCCCCAACTTCGACCTGATTCTGCCGGTACCCCTGCATGCCCGCCGACTGGCTCAGCGCGGCTACAACCAGTCCGATAGTTTTGCTGAGGGCCTGGCCGCTGGCCTTCACTGCCCCTGGCAGCCCGATGGCCTGCGGCGCATTACCAAAACTGAGTCGCAGACCCGCAAAAGCCGCTTGCAGCGCTGGCAGAACGTGGCAGAGGTTTTTGAGGTAGCGCAGCCGGAGTTGGTAGCCGGCCGCCGCATACTGGTGGTGGATGACGTGCTGACAACCGGCGCTACCCTGGAAGCCTGCGCTGCCGTGCTCCTGGCCGCCGGCGCCACTACCGTCAGCGTGGCCGCCATTGCCACCGCCGACCGCTAA
- a CDS encoding carboxymuconolactone decarboxylase family protein, with product MSLVSEFNDYRQRMNEKIMAADNKVIKRFFNLDTNTYQEGALDVKTKEMLGLACSMVLRCDDCIKYHLGKCYEEGINDEEIYEVFAIANLIGGSIVIPHFRRAVEYWEALKEEAAVAAPPHSHDA from the coding sequence ATGAGCCTCGTCTCAGAATTCAACGACTACCGTCAGCGCATGAACGAAAAGATCATGGCGGCGGATAACAAGGTGATCAAGCGGTTTTTTAACCTCGATACCAATACCTACCAGGAAGGCGCCCTCGACGTAAAAACCAAGGAAATGCTAGGCCTGGCCTGCTCCATGGTGCTGCGCTGCGACGACTGCATCAAGTACCACCTGGGCAAGTGCTACGAGGAGGGCATCAACGACGAAGAAATCTATGAGGTCTTCGCCATTGCCAACCTTATTGGGGGTAGCATTGTAATTCCACACTTCCGCCGGGCCGTAGAGTACTGGGAGGCCCTGAAGGAAGAAGCTGCCGTGGCTGCCCCGCCCCATTCCCACGACGCCTAG
- a CDS encoding exodeoxyribonuclease III, whose translation MNIISYNVNGLRSALSKGLVDWVREASPDVLCLQEIKAGREPLDVSGLEALGYYAYLHPAQKPGYSGVATFSKQKPIAVVEGCGTALYDTEGRVLRLDFPEYSVLNVYMPSGTSGAERQAFKVEWLHFFRRYVRELQAAGTPPLIIGGDFNCCQREIDLHNPKANQQSPGFTPEERQWFRDLLADGYTDSFRHHHGDATGHYSWWTYRAGARARNVGWRLDHLLVDEVLQPRIQEAHLLRDVVHSDHCPAQLILTD comes from the coding sequence TTGAATATTATTTCCTATAACGTGAATGGCTTGCGCTCGGCCCTGAGCAAGGGGCTGGTGGACTGGGTACGCGAAGCCAGCCCCGATGTGCTCTGCCTGCAGGAAATTAAGGCCGGCCGCGAGCCGCTGGATGTTTCCGGCCTGGAGGCTCTGGGCTACTACGCCTACCTGCACCCCGCCCAGAAACCCGGGTACAGCGGCGTAGCCACGTTCTCGAAGCAGAAACCCATAGCCGTGGTGGAAGGCTGTGGCACGGCGCTCTACGATACGGAAGGCCGGGTATTGCGGCTCGACTTTCCGGAGTACTCGGTGCTGAACGTGTACATGCCTTCGGGCACGAGCGGGGCCGAGCGCCAGGCATTTAAGGTGGAGTGGCTGCACTTTTTCCGGCGCTACGTGCGCGAGCTGCAGGCCGCGGGTACTCCCCCGCTCATCATTGGCGGCGACTTTAACTGCTGTCAGAGGGAAATTGACCTGCATAACCCCAAAGCCAACCAGCAGAGCCCCGGCTTCACGCCCGAGGAGCGGCAGTGGTTCCGCGACCTGCTGGCCGACGGCTACACGGACTCTTTCCGCCACCACCACGGCGACGCCACCGGCCACTATTCCTGGTGGACTTACCGGGCCGGCGCCCGGGCCCGCAACGTAGGCTGGCGCCTCGACCACCTGCTGGTGGATGAGGTGCTACAGCCCCGCATTCAGGAGGCGCATCTGCTCCGCGACGTGGTGCACTCTGACCACTGCCCGGCCCAGCTGATACTAACCGACTAA
- a CDS encoding NAD(P)/FAD-dependent oxidoreductase, with the protein MTTAATTSDSELPVVIIGAGMAGLTCACYLHRAGRPVLVLEAADAVGGRVRTDVTPEGFRLDRGFQVLQTKYPEVQHLIDYGALQLQAFRSGAVIRLPNGQQTTLQNPLQQPTAAFSALTSRVGTLPDKLRIASLVQHVRGYTSGQLISRNSTNQLDTLTFLRQYGWSEQIIQNFFRPFFGGVYLDRSLSTAANFFEFVFKQFVEGEAAIPALGMQQIPEQLAARLPAGSIRLNTAVTALEGNLVRLSTTKTVAAAAVVVATDGAAAARLLPPASEAAPVQWRQTTCTYFAAPATPQRPDKLLRLNASPTGLAHNVSFSSDVAPAYAPAGQRLVSVSTHGEHGLSEADLTRQLQTELAAWFGPEATQWRHLRTYFIPHALPVYAAGQPARQSLKLHSTLFRCGDHTAYPSLNAAMASGREVAEALISAS; encoded by the coding sequence ATGACTACTGCCGCTACTACTTCTGATTCTGAACTGCCCGTTGTGATTATCGGGGCCGGCATGGCGGGCCTCACCTGCGCCTGCTACCTCCACCGTGCCGGCCGACCCGTGCTGGTGCTGGAAGCCGCGGATGCGGTGGGAGGCCGGGTCCGGACGGATGTGACGCCGGAGGGTTTCCGCCTCGACCGGGGCTTTCAGGTGCTGCAAACCAAGTACCCCGAGGTGCAACACCTCATCGACTATGGCGCCCTGCAGCTGCAGGCGTTCCGCTCCGGAGCCGTAATCCGCCTGCCCAACGGACAACAGACTACCCTGCAGAACCCGCTGCAACAGCCCACGGCGGCGTTTTCGGCCCTGACTTCCCGCGTAGGCACCCTCCCCGATAAGCTGCGTATTGCCAGCCTGGTGCAGCATGTGCGCGGCTACACCAGCGGCCAGCTCATCAGCCGCAACAGCACCAACCAGCTGGATACGCTTACTTTTTTGCGGCAGTACGGCTGGAGTGAGCAGATCATTCAGAATTTCTTCCGGCCTTTTTTCGGGGGCGTGTACCTCGACCGGAGCCTGAGCACAGCAGCCAATTTCTTTGAGTTTGTATTCAAGCAGTTTGTGGAGGGTGAAGCGGCCATTCCGGCTTTGGGAATGCAGCAGATTCCGGAGCAGCTGGCCGCCCGCCTGCCCGCGGGCAGCATCCGGCTCAATACCGCCGTTACCGCTCTCGAAGGAAACCTGGTGCGACTATCAACCACCAAAACCGTTGCAGCCGCAGCCGTAGTGGTAGCCACCGACGGCGCGGCGGCGGCCCGGCTGCTTCCGCCGGCCTCTGAGGCCGCCCCGGTGCAGTGGCGCCAGACCACCTGCACGTACTTTGCGGCCCCCGCTACCCCCCAGCGGCCCGACAAGTTGCTGCGGCTCAACGCCTCACCTACCGGCCTGGCTCACAACGTATCTTTTTCCTCTGATGTGGCGCCGGCCTACGCCCCCGCCGGCCAGCGGCTGGTATCTGTGAGTACCCACGGCGAGCATGGCCTCTCGGAAGCAGACCTGACCCGGCAACTCCAGACGGAGCTGGCGGCCTGGTTTGGCCCCGAGGCAACCCAGTGGCGGCACCTGCGCACCTACTTCATTCCGCACGCCCTGCCGGTGTATGCGGCCGGGCAGCCCGCCCGCCAGTCTCTGAAGCTGCACAGCACCCTGTTCCGCTGCGGCGACCATACGGCCTACCCCTCCCTGAACGCCGCCATGGCCTCGGGCCGCGAGGTAGCCGAAGCTCTCATCAGCGCATCCTGA
- a CDS encoding toxin-antitoxin system YwqK family antitoxin has product MPYRRFLLLFRSLRFLLAGALLLTSLPTLAQQPDSAQRATPAPARKISASQSYRILGPDSIALFYNADYDLCPPGCSAIRRHTRFDDNGQFFGYVRDFWMHNAQPALTGTYRNGLKDGMFEVFHLNGTLAVRAYYRAGKAVGNWAYWYPSGQKRQVLSFGAGNTLLIQQFWTEDGQQTVQDGQGSWYRIDGDLRVSGAVAKGRPDGKWRVQETTGKQKVLAEETFSQGRFRTGVTRPSGVYYYDASRIYITDLDTYSQAEEFVVYPDCPSAPPKAAAQ; this is encoded by the coding sequence ATGCCCTACCGTCGCTTTCTTCTGCTTTTCCGCAGTCTGCGCTTCTTGTTGGCAGGGGCGTTACTACTCACCAGTCTGCCTACCCTGGCCCAACAGCCCGACTCGGCCCAGCGCGCTACCCCTGCCCCCGCCAGGAAGATCAGTGCCAGCCAGTCTTACCGCATTCTGGGGCCCGATAGCATTGCCCTGTTCTACAACGCCGACTACGACCTGTGCCCACCCGGCTGCTCGGCTATTCGGCGCCATACCCGCTTCGATGATAACGGTCAGTTTTTCGGCTACGTGCGCGACTTCTGGATGCACAACGCCCAACCGGCCCTGACCGGCACCTACCGCAACGGCCTCAAGGATGGCATGTTTGAGGTGTTTCACCTCAATGGCACACTTGCCGTTCGGGCCTATTATCGTGCGGGGAAAGCCGTAGGCAACTGGGCCTACTGGTACCCCTCGGGCCAGAAGCGCCAGGTGCTGAGCTTCGGCGCCGGCAACACCCTGCTTATTCAGCAATTCTGGACCGAAGACGGCCAGCAGACCGTGCAGGATGGGCAGGGCTCCTGGTACCGGATTGACGGGGACCTGCGCGTAAGCGGCGCCGTAGCCAAGGGCCGGCCCGATGGCAAATGGCGCGTACAGGAAACCACGGGCAAGCAGAAGGTGCTGGCCGAGGAAACCTTCAGCCAGGGCCGCTTCCGGACCGGCGTCACGCGGCCATCCGGCGTGTACTACTACGATGCTTCCCGCATTTACATCACCGACCTAGACACCTACAGCCAGGCCGAAGAATTCGTGGTGTATCCTGACTGCCCATCCGCGCCACCGAAAGCGGCGGCCCAGTAA